The sequence below is a genomic window from Rhinopithecus roxellana isolate Shanxi Qingling chromosome 19, ASM756505v1, whole genome shotgun sequence.
AGGGAGGCCTTTGGGCCCGCCCAGCCGCCGGGGCCTGCTGGCGGAAGGggaagtgggggggggggggcggtggcAGGCGACGGTGGGGAAGATGGCGTACCAGAGCCTGCGGCTGGAGTACCTGCAGATCCCACCGGTCAGCCGCGCCTACACCACGGCCTGCGTCCTCACCACCGCCGCCGTGGTGAGCAGCTGCAGTGCCACCTTCTCATTATCTGGGCTGGATATGACTGGGTCTTCAGGAAACTGGGGTTTGGGCTTCGGGGAGGCCCAGAGGGGCTGGTCCCGGGGATGGGTGGAGACGTACAGGGATTATGTGGGGTTCGAGTTGGCGCCGAGAATGCTTATCCAGTGACCTGAGAAGGGAGTGCTGCTTCGTGGGGGGTCAGGTCAGTTTCTAAGAGATGAGGGCCGGACCTATACCGGGTTAGGGTTGCGGGAGCCTCCCACCCGAGAAATGCGTCCGAGAGCTCTGCCAATGGCTAGGTAGTACCGTGGTGACTAGTGAGAGGAAGGTCCGTTTTATGAAGAAACAGGAATGAGGAAAGCAAGGTGGAAACTGTCCAGAGGGGAATGGCTTATAATAAAGAGGGTCTCTGGGTAACAAGGGGCTAGCTGGAGGTACCCAGCCCTAACGGTGGCAGGGTCTCGAGTCTCCGTTATTTCAAGTGAGTTTTGTTGTTTCACACAGCTGTTTCAGGTGGTGCCCATGTGGTGGGTAGATTCATAGCAGCTGTTTTTATTTGTCTTGTGTCTAAAATATCACCACCTGTCTGCCTCATTTCTTCATGTCAGCCTCAACTATTGCAacataaaacaaacttttttgtGTTAGGTATTGAGGATACAAAGAATTCTACCAATTCTAGAGAATTCTTTACCAACCTCTTCCTCTGGCCTAAGAAGAAAGGCTTAAAGGAAGTCAGTCTAACTGACCGAGAGTTGGAAATTGCTAGACCTACTAATCCTTTGTTGTAAATGATGAAATTTTGTTTCTTGGTTGATTTGCTTTAAGAAGCTCTTTTTCTATTTCAGCAGTTGGAATTGATCACACCTTTTCAGTTGTACTTCAATCCTGAATTAATCTTTAAACACTTTCAAGTAAGTGGTTCATCACAATAGTGATTaatgcttcagtttcttctttttcttactgtttaGTAGCAAATCCCGTTGTACACTATCCTAAAAAAGAACCCAGTGGGGGACCTTTGATTATAAGTTGTCTTGTCAGGATGTAAAGCAGTGATTCTGCAGCCTGGTTGGACTTGAGAATCCCTTAGGGAACTCTTAAGAGATTCCCAAGCTCCTCAACAAGTACCAAATCAGAATTTGCAAGGGTAGGAATcaaaatctgtgttttatttttaaagctccctgCATCATTTTGATGTGTCCAGTTCCTGTATTCAGAAATCACTGGTTTAGACTTAATGTTGTAGTATGAGAGGAGAGTGACCAGCTAGCTGCTTAGGGGTTGTCTTGCAGGGATGGTCTTATTTTGTCCATTCACCACCTAGGCACGCCCACCACCTTGGTGTTATCATGATGGTCCAGAAACTCAATTCTGTTAGTGCTTTTAAATTGTGATCTGTCTTCCAGCGATCAGATCATACTAACAAAATTCCAAACATCTAAAGCTACATGGTGGTTTATTAGATTACAGTGGGAGATGGTCCTTTCCGGTGATTAAAATGTCAAaagaggctggacgcagtggctcacgcctgtaatcccagcactttggaaggctgaggcaggcagatcacctgaggtcaggagttcgagaccagcctggccaacatggtaaagccctgtctctactaaaaatacaaaaattagccaggcgtgatgacacatgcctgtaatcctagctactggggaggctgaggcaggagaatcacttgaacccgggaggcggaggttgcaatgagccgagattatgccagcCTCTgagacaaaagcgaaactctgtctcaaaatgctGAGAGAGACAAGGATTTGTCTGTTCCAAGATGGTCTTACAGACCATAGTTGGAGTAGGGGAGAGACCCAGAAGCCAATAATTGTGCCAATAAATGTGTtgacatgctgttccctctgtctcAAATGTGTTTCATTCACTTTATACCCACTGAACTCTAGCTTGCCTTTCAAAACGCAGCTTTTGTGTAACCTTTATGTACTCATCCTCCTTTGTTTTAGAGCATCTCTCACCTTTACTTTGCAGTTATGTGTATGCTTGTCTCACTAGGATGAGGACTCTAAAATCTGGATAATTAATATGTAGAACTGAATTGTTTCAACTTTAATAGTTACCAATTCTCAAGAATTTAGTGATTTGTAAAGTAGTCCTGTCATCTCTTGTCACTGTGTTCCCACAATACTCACGTGGAGCTGTAGTTCCATCCAAGTAAGTCTTGCTTCCTACTTGGCTTGCTTGGTTTTACTCTGCCTGGGGTTAAACTCTTGATGACATTTGGAGTGAGGAGTTTGAGATTTGCCGTCAGCGTCTCCATCTACTCCTGCGGGTCCTTGGTCAGGACATTTAAAAGTTCAACTTTCAGCTGAATAACTAGTGTTCAGCTAGTAGTTCAACTTTTAGCTGAATAACTAGTAGCAGCTAGTTATTCAACTTTTAGTCTTTTAGTTTCCTATCTGTGAATTAGCTTGCTTGTCTCACAGGATCACAACAGAtagtagacattttaaaatgttaagcacTCTACCATTGTGAGTGGTTACTGTGGGTGTGGAGAGGTTGGGTAGGGAAGGATGTATCAGGGTTTCCAACAAGAAAATGAGTGTTTGGcagggtgcgttggctcacgcctgtcatcccagcactttgggaggctgaggtgggtggatcatttgaggtcaggagtttgagaccagcctggccaacatgatgaaaccctgtctctactaaaaataaaaatattagcctggcgtggtggtgcacacctgtaatctcagctacttgggaggctaaggcaggagaattgcttgaacctgggaggcagtgagctgcaattgtgccactgaactccagcctgggcaacaacgagactctgtctcaaaaaaaaaaaaaagaaaaagaaaatgagtgttCTTGTATCTCCCAAGTAGACTGTAATTATGAGAGCATTAGTTCTTACAGTTGGCCATTTGTTCAGGTTAGAACTTGGGTATTTCCCTTAGAATTTTcctttctggccaggcgcagtggctcaggcctctaatcctagcactttgagaggctgaggtggatggtcccttgaggccaggagtttgagttagcctaggcaacatagtgagaacctgtctctcttttttttttaagttttaattaaaaaaaaaaaaaaggccgggcgcggtggctcaagcctgtaatcccagcactttgggaggccgagatgggtggatcgcgaggtcaggagatggagaccatcctggctaacacggtgaaaccccgtctctactaaaaatacaaaaaaaaaagctagccgggtgaggtggcgggcgcctgtagtcccagctactcgggaggctgaggcaggagaatggcgggaacccgggaggcggagcttgcagtgagctgagatctggccactgcacttcagcctgggcggcagagcgagactccgtctcagaaaaaaaaaaaaaagaattttcctttctttttgatgttTCTGACTGCCTAATGTAAACATTTCTCAGCAATTTATATTAGACCCTGAAGTTTTTCTCTGGTATGTCAGTTCTGTTTATTATATGATGATACTACACATGAAAGCCCTGTTTTCTGTTTGGCAAATTAACCTAGCCTTCCTACCAAACTTTCTCAATAAGATgatcacaatttaaaattttctgtccTATTATTATAAATGTCACAGTCCCAATGATGTCTTTCAGACTTTGAActaaaagcagcaaaaaaaaatctaacatcaGATTATATGCCCTTGTTTTTGTTTCAGAACAGAATATCGCCCTGTCCAAGGCTTCTCAACCATCGCAGTCATAGGATGTATCTTTTGTATTAATATGGAACTGTTTCCtggtaatttattttacttaatacatctttctcttgattttttttttttaacagatatgGAGATTAATCaccaatttcttattttttgggcCAGTCggattcaattttttatttaacatgATTTTTCTGTATCCTTTATTAAATGGGGTCAGCATCAAAACTTTGTTTTCTTAGGAAGTAAAAAATTAAGTTGAAACTTTTAATCCTGTTATTTGTTTTTGGTACCATCTTAGCTGTAATTTCTGGGTCGGTGGTACATAAAGTAGTTGGTTAGGTAGtaatgttttgaaaatgtttgtaGGTCACTGTTTGTTCAAATGGGAGGTTTTAACCATAAAAAGATAGCACCTCTGCTTTTTTGTTATACAAATCTGATCAAGGGAGGGGAGAATTGATTTGAGACATACCTCCACAGTAACACCAACAGGTACAAAGCGGTAAAACAACCTGAATACAATGATAATTTAGCAGAATTTGGGCATACGTTTTGGTGTGGGTTCATGAGGAGTGGGAACTTGAGATCTCCTTGGGTCGTGGTTGCTGGAACTACTGGCTGAAAGACAGTGGTTGTGTCTGCTGGGCTTGTCAAGTTCCGTTTTGTTGAAAGGAAAACCCCAGCTCTGATCCAATGGCAGTTGGGGCCACAGAGCAGGGCTTTCCTCCTCCACCCCTGCCCTCTGTATTAAGAGGGAGTTACAGTTCAGCTCATCTGCAGCTACATTCCTTCCCGAGGATGGCAGGAATCCATTTTAAGTCCTGTGTAGTGTATCTTTCTGAGAAGTTTCCAGTAAAGTTTTTTCTCATCATGATTCATGTTTATTGACAGTTGCTCAACCTGCCAGGCCTGGAAAAGTAGTTTAGCACACAAGGCTTCTTGCTGCAGATTTCTTCCAAGTTAGGACGTGGAGAAGCAAAGATGGTGCAGATTAAGGTGTGCCTGAGCACAGGAAAgacaatacaaatttttaaaggtTTAGTAGGGGACtggagggccgggtgtggtggctcacacctgtaatcccagcacctggggaggccaaggtgggtgtatcacgaggttaggagtttgagaccagcctggtcaacatggtgaaacctgctctctactaaaagtacaaaaattagcctggtgtgatggtgcacaactgtaatcccagctactcaggaggccgaggcaggagaatcgcttgaatctggcaggcagagtttgcagtgagccgagattgtgccgttgcactccagcctggatgacagagcgagactccgtctcaaaagaaaaaaaaaaaaaaaggataggggACTGAAAGCATGTCTGTGTGTCATCTGTGTTAGTTCCCAGCCAGGGGCAGTTTGTAAAAAATGATGCTGGTCTTGACCTTTTCTAAAACGCTTGGTAAAAGAGTAATCACATTACCACTCaaacatttcatacaaatgaagACTTGACTTCTTACAAATAATATGGAATCCAAGTGTACTTACAAGATAACATTAAGTTTTTACTTTGTTCATATTCGTGTGCTGAATATTTTCTTAACTTGGAACTTAAGATATCGTTACTGTCGAATGCTAGAAGAAGGCTCTTTCCGAGGTCGGACAGCAGACTTTGTATTTATGTTCCTTTTTGGTGGATTCTTAATGACCGTATCCTTCAACAAATAGAAAACCTATGGGAAAATGTTGAGGAACACCCTGGCTCTTCCTAAAACTTGTCATCTGTCTCCCACAATTCTCTAGATATTCGGAACAAACAGATAAAAGTAGATCTCCAGATCTTAGCTTCAGGGCACTATCATTTATTTTACAGCACATTTTCTGTGACAAGTTTCCAAGCCTAGCAGTCGGacaggaagagcaagtcacaggAACTTTTAACCCAGGTGGGTTCCTGTTAAGCATCTCAGTTATATCATTGCTGCTTGGCGTACTTCACTTTTAAACTAAGTTGGTAAGACATTTACTTGGTGGCTTTCAAaaccaataaattatttttcagaaaaagaattttCATCTCTACAATAGACTTAGATATGGTACGGTCCGACAAGATGGTTTTGTTCCAGCTAGCTTTATTCACCTCTGTAAAGGTGCTAATCGTGAGCAAGCTTTAATTATTGAATGAAGAATTAACACATTTTCCAAAGAGGCAAGAACTTACCGAAAGCAGAATTATTTGTTTGAAGTAGCTGGAAATCTCCATAATTTAGCCTAAGCAGATTTTTGCCTGGTTGCTCTGGGCAATTATTTTCTGGGTTTGTTTCCTTCTGTTCTAAAGATGTAGCAACTTGACTTTTCCAATTCAAACTTCTGTTAGAACACAATCTTTAGTTCACCTGCTCAGTCTTCCCTCTTAAACTTTTCATGTTGATATTTTCCTTAATGCCATCTGCTAGCTTTTTGGTCTGTTTGTGAGCTTAGTTTTCTTGGGCCAGGCCTTTACAATAATGCTCGTCTACGTGTGGAGCCGAAGGAACCCCTATGTCCGCATGAACTTCTTCGGCCTTCTCAACTTCCAGGCCCCCTTTCTGCCCTGGGTGCTCATGGGCTTTTCCTTGTTGTTGGGGAACTCAATCATTGTGGACCTTTTGGGTAAGGCTCTTctcactattttttaaatcattttacctgtaaaagtaatttaaaagtattttaccactatttttcttgtttattctgtTTGACTTTCATGTATTACCTATTGTAAAATACTACAatattagttcattaatttttaataattatgttgACATTCATCCTAAATATAGTCAATTTATGTTGGTAGGTCTACCTGCAATCTAAATTTTAATTCTCTCCCTCATCCTTTATTTCTGCTTGACTCTAGGTATTGCAGTtggacacatttattttttcttggaagATGTATTTCCCAATCAGCCTGGTGGAATAAGAATTCTGAAAACACCATCTATTTTGTGAGTATTTTAACACCAGGTTACATCCTGTTACAGGCAAACCAGGACAGGGGGCATGATCTGTGTTTTCTTTGGCTCCCCTAGCTCCTAGTACACATAGTTCAGGTCAGTAACTATTTGCAGATTGAGCAGTCTGGCTGCAGTTGAAGAGCACTTGGATTGAGTAGGAGCAGACAGTGCCAGGGTTGTGGCAAGAGCAAGGTTAACAGGCTGAGGATATCTTGGGAGTAACCTGGTAATTGTTGTTCCAGATGACCACTAGAACTTCCTATTCCAGGAGGAGCCTGCTGGTTTTATGAAAGCCACTGAAGTAAGGTAGCAAAATGGGCAAAACTGATGAAAGTTTCTGATGGTGGACTTTGTGGCATGCCAAGCAGGTGGTTGAGATAAGAAGTGAAGCAGAGTGCAAATAGCTTTGGACTGGAAACCAGGTGTAGCTGTCCCACTGACCAGCCATAGAGCAAGTCCCTTCTTTTTTGCAATTCAGTTTCCTGAGGTAgaactttgatttctttttcttttttttttttttttttaaacatgaggtcttgctctgtcacctaggctggagtgcagtagaactTTGATTTATGAGACCTCTTTCTACTCTGGAATTTGGTATCCTCGGGAGATGCTATATTAAAAAGGGCTCAATTGAGAAGTAAAATGTGAGTTTTTGTTATAAAATGTTTGTTGTAGACTagttaagcaaaaagaagaaagtgaaattgTCTACACTTGGGTATAGCAGTGGCTACCATTGTTAACTTTTCAGTGTATATTCTTCAGTCTTTACTGtctgtgtactttttaaaaaaccctgaGCCAGTCAAGGCCGTCGTGCACTATgactgcacctgtgaatagccactgctcTTCTTGGGCCAGGCCTTTAacatagccactgcattccagcctggacaacataacacattcctgtaatcccagcactttgagaggcgaaggcagatggatcgcttgagctcaggagtttgagaccagcctgggcaacatggcaaaaccccatctctacaaaagctgcaaatggtggtacatgcttgtaatcccagctacttgagaggttgaggtggaaggattgcttaagcccagaggggttgaggctgcagtgagccaagatcgcaccacagtACTTTGGGCTGAGGGACAGAGTggcatcctgtctcaaaaaacagttTTTGTAACCTTGTAAACTTAATATGTCAGAATTGTTTTTTCCATCCTAAAGTGTTACGAAATTATAACAGGtgatattccatggtatggatatgGATTTTGATGGACATGGACATTagtgcttggttttctcttctataaTTAGAGTGGTGAATATCCTTTTAGCTAAATCTCTGCACACATCCATGATTATTCTCAAAAGataattcctagaagtggaattgctattTTGTTGCCAAACGCCTTCCAGAATGGATGTTCAAGTTTACATTTCAACTAGCATTTATAACTGTTCCATTTCCGCACATCCTCATTAAACAAGGGAGGTGTTTTATTTACCCTTTCCTAGTTGAATAGTTATAGGATGATGTTTCattatttaggatttttaaaaaatgttttgaaacaatTTCAGTCCTCTAGGAAATTACATATGCagtacagggtctcactccattgcccaggctggagtgcagtggtatgatcatagcacactgttaaacccctgggctcaagtgatcttcccacctcagcctcctgagtaactgggaccacagatgcacaccaccaacCTCTGCTTATttgctttcttaaatatttttttttgtggagataaggtctttctatgtcgcccagactagtctcaaacttcagtcctcaggcgatcctcttgtctcttggcctaccaaagcactgagattacaggtgtgaaccactacagcccactttttatttaatttttttattttttgcaattgtTTTCTGGCACAACAAGATATACCAGGCCTATCCTGTGCTCTCCTTGATCCAGTCCTAGAATCAGCTGTTTCttcaaggagccctggttcctttaaagtggagaatggtatttagaagccAAGATCTGGGTGCTAGATGTGCTCATTGCTATTGGAGTGTTGCTATTCCCAGATCCTCTCAGTGAACAGAGCAGTggaattatatgtatgtatgataatgtatacaaatgtatatttttagatctatgtatttttaaaaacatgggtTTATACTATACTCCCATTTCTAGTACTACTCATGGTTCATTCTAgcttttttcctatttgtttcctccagtattttattatgaaaatttccaaacttataggaaatcagaaaaaaattagagtgaGCTTCATGTAGCCACCACATAGATTCTATAATTAATAGTTCCCTATTCTTTTTTCACACCTTTCCCTACATCTAGCTTTCCAATCCAAAATGTATGTGCCATTATATGTATACTTAATTCCTTGTATACTTGAGTTCAGTATTTATGTGcaacaaaatacacaaatcttGAGTATGTCAACTGAGTTTCTATAAATGCACACTTCTGTATATCTATCAAGACAGAATATTACCATCAATCAGAACGTTCCCTGATATCCTTCCTTGTCAATCATTGCACCTGTCCCCCAAGAAGCAATTGCTATTCTGATTTTGTTCCTTTGTAGATTAGTTTTTCATGTTGTGCAGCATGAGTAGAATCGTACAGTACGCATGTACTCTTTGGTAAAAgacttctttcattcaacataatgtttttgagactcATCTGTGTTCTTGTATTTATTggtaatttgttcctttttattgctgagtattatttggttgtatgaatgtaccactgCTTTCCATCTGCCCTTTCCATCTGTCCTAACCTGATTCTTATTATGATTAATGTTTTACCTACCTAATTATCCCTCATATGTAACCAGTCTTTTGTGATAGTCTCCACCTCCCCCATATGGATGCCTGGCTCATCTCACTCACCCTCAGATTCCCCAGACCAGGCTGCCCTCTTAGGGGATGCCTCCCCACCCTACTCAGGCTAACATCTCGTCGGGCCACCTCCATGTGTGCGTGGTCTGATGGGGCTCTTGACTCCCTATACCAGGCTGTGCCCTCACCCCCATCCTGCTAATGTTTGGGCAGTAGAAAGGggtctcagttttgtttttgttgtcgttgctacggattctcactctgttgcccacttGAGttcagtggctcagtcttggctcactgcaaccttcccctcccaggttcaagcgattctcctgcgtcagcctcctgagtagctgggattacaggcatgcaccacgacacccggctaattttgtatttttagtagagatgtggtttcaccatgttggccaggctggtcttgaactcctgacctcaggtgatcggccctcctcggcctcccaaagtgctgggattacaggcatgagccaccacgactggccggGATCTCAGTTTCTAATATACTTTCCTTTGATTATTGTTAGAGCAaacattcccatgtttattaaCCACATGGATTTCCTTTTTGAATTGCCTATTcagccctttgcccat
It includes:
- the DERL2 gene encoding derlin-2 isoform X1, with product MAYQSLRLEYLQIPPVSRAYTTACVLTTAAVQLELITPFQLYFNPELIFKHFQIWRLITNFLFFGPVGFNFLFNMIFLYRYCRMLEEGSFRGRTADFVFMFLFGGFLMTLFGLFVSLVFLGQAFTIMLVYVWSRRNPYVRMNFFGLLNFQAPFLPWVLMGFSLLLGNSIIVDLLGIAVGHIYFFLEDVFPNQPGGIRILKTPSILKAIFDTPDEDPNYNPLPEERPGGFAWGEGQRLGG
- the DERL2 gene encoding derlin-2 isoform X5 codes for the protein MAYQSLRLEYLQIPPVSRAYTTACVLTTAAVQLELITPFQLYFNPELIFKHFQIWRLITNFLFFGPVGFNFLFNMIFLYRYCRMLEEGSFRGRTADFVFMFLFGGFLMTLFGLFVSLVFLGQAFTIMLVYVWSRRNPYVRMNFFGLLNFQAPFLPWVLMGFSLLLGNSIIVDLLGIAVGHIYFFLEDVFPNQPGGIRILKTPSIL
- the DERL2 gene encoding derlin-2 isoform X2, which codes for MAYQSLRLEYLQIPPVSRAYTTACVLTTAAVLELITPFQLYFNPELIFKHFQIWRLITNFLFFGPVGFNFLFNMIFLYRYCRMLEEGSFRGRTADFVFMFLFGGFLMTLFGLFVSLVFLGQAFTIMLVYVWSRRNPYVRMNFFGLLNFQAPFLPWVLMGFSLLLGNSIIVDLLGIAVGHIYFFLEDVFPNQPGGIRILKTPSILKAIFDTPDEDPNYNPLPEERPGGFAWGEGQRLGG
- the DERL2 gene encoding derlin-2 isoform X6: MAYQSLRLEYLQIPPVSRAYTTACVLTTAAVQLELITPFQLYFNPELIFKHFQVLQLDTFIFSWKMYFPISLVE
- the DERL2 gene encoding derlin-2 isoform X3, whose amino-acid sequence is MAYQSLRLEYLQIPPVSRAYTTACVLTTAAVQLELITPFQLYFNPELIFKHFQNRISPCPRLLNHRSHRIYRYCRMLEEGSFRGRTADFVFMFLFGGFLMTLFGLFVSLVFLGQAFTIMLVYVWSRRNPYVRMNFFGLLNFQAPFLPWVLMGFSLLLGNSIIVDLLGIAVGHIYFFLEDVFPNQPGGIRILKTPSILKAIFDTPDEDPNYNPLPEERPGGFAWGEGQRLGG
- the DERL2 gene encoding derlin-2 isoform X4: MAYQSLRLEYLQIPPVSRAYTTACVLTTAAVLELITPFQLYFNPELIFKHFQNRISPCPRLLNHRSHRIYRYCRMLEEGSFRGRTADFVFMFLFGGFLMTLFGLFVSLVFLGQAFTIMLVYVWSRRNPYVRMNFFGLLNFQAPFLPWVLMGFSLLLGNSIIVDLLGIAVGHIYFFLEDVFPNQPGGIRILKTPSILKAIFDTPDEDPNYNPLPEERPGGFAWGEGQRLGG